The Nerophis lumbriciformis linkage group LG34, RoL_Nlum_v2.1, whole genome shotgun sequence genome includes a window with the following:
- the mpv17 gene encoding mitochondrial inner membrane protein Mpv17 isoform X3, whose product MPLRRARNSLNVPTVVNMDHAVGTIQMLSSPTIICGRLCKSPTSTSSRCTTAMKSASLLLLLFSSVLLPPAASRGRPLHDNSLQPGQVLLRAASAGDSTAARLLGFSIHKPFLRKEDYDGNDVEAEEGQLQKRNEDAPISIDLTFHLLRNMIHLARTEKQRQRAQFNRKVLDEVGK is encoded by the exons ATGCCACTCAGGAGAGCGCGGAACTCTCTGAATGTCCCAACAGTTGTAAACATGGACCACGCTGTAGG GACTATACAGATGCTCTCATCTCCAACTATTAT ctgTGGCCGCCTGTGCAAATCGCCAACTTCTACTTCATCCCGCTGCACCACAG CCATGAAATCAGCGTCGCTGCTTCTGCTCCTCTTCTCCTCGGTGCTACTCCCTCCCgccgccagcagagggcgcccccTCCATGACAACAGCCTCCAGCCAGGCCAGGTGCTTCTCAGGGCAGCTTCAGCCGGGGACAGCACTGCCGCCCGCCTGCTGGGCTTCAGCATCCACAAACCTTTTCTCAGGAAGGAGGATTATGATGGTAATGATGTTGAAGCGGAGGAAGGGCAGCTTCAGAAGCGCAACGAGGACGCGCCAATCTCCATCGACTTGACCTTTCACCTCCTGAGGAACATGATCCACTTGGCCCGGACGGAGAAGCAGAGGCAGAGGGCTCAGTTCAACCGCAAAGTGCTGGACGAGGTCGGCAAGTAA
- the mpv17 gene encoding mitochondrial inner membrane protein Mpv17 isoform X4, whose translation MPTDTSPLSFRARSPAATMKSASLLLLLFSSVLLPPAASRGRPLHDNSLQPGQVLLRAASAGDSTAARLLGFSIHKPFLRKEDYDGNDVEAEEGQLQKRNEDAPISIDLTFHLLRNMIHLARTEKQRQRAQFNRKVLDEVGK comes from the exons ATGCCCACGGACACTTCACCGCTGAGCTTTCGCGCACGTTCACCTGCGGCAA CCATGAAATCAGCGTCGCTGCTTCTGCTCCTCTTCTCCTCGGTGCTACTCCCTCCCgccgccagcagagggcgcccccTCCATGACAACAGCCTCCAGCCAGGCCAGGTGCTTCTCAGGGCAGCTTCAGCCGGGGACAGCACTGCCGCCCGCCTGCTGGGCTTCAGCATCCACAAACCTTTTCTCAGGAAGGAGGATTATGATGGTAATGATGTTGAAGCGGAGGAAGGGCAGCTTCAGAAGCGCAACGAGGACGCGCCAATCTCCATCGACTTGACCTTTCACCTCCTGAGGAACATGATCCACTTGGCCCGGACGGAGAAGCAGAGGCAGAGGGCTCAGTTCAACCGCAAAGTGCTGGACGAGGTCGGCAAGTAA
- the mpv17 gene encoding mitochondrial inner membrane protein Mpv17 isoform X1 produces MASLWRSYQVLMGRHPWTVQIVTAGSLVGVGDIIAQQLIERRGLAGHNVRRTAKMMSIGFFFVGPVIGSWYRVLDRLVAGGSKSAAFKKMTVDQLCFAPCFLGAFLALSGVLNGLTVEENVAKMRRDYTDALISNYYLWPPVQIANFYFIPLHHSHEISVAASAPLLLGATPSRRQQRAPPP; encoded by the exons ATGGCGAGCTTGTGGCGGTCCTACCAGGTGCTAATGGGACGCCACCCCTGGACTGTGCAGATTGTGACTGCAG GCTCGCTAGTGGGCGTGGGCGACATCATCGCCCAGCAGCTAATTGAGCGGCGCGGACTTGCCGGTCACAACGTACGTCGCACCGCCAAGATGATGAGCATTGGCTTCTTTTTCGTG GGTCCCGTCATTGGAAGCTGGTACAGAGTTCTGGACCGACTGGTGGCGGGAGGAAGCAAGAGTGCTGCGTTCAAGAAGATGACGGTGGATCAG TTATGCTTCGCCCCATGTTTTTTGGGGGCCTTCCTCGCTCTTTCTGGCGTTCTAAACGGACTGACGGTGGAGGAGAACGTCGCCAAGATGCGCAGG GACTATACAGATGCTCTCATCTCCAACTATTAT ctgTGGCCGCCTGTGCAAATCGCCAACTTCTACTTCATCCCGCTGCACCACAG CCATGAAATCAGCGTCGCTGCTTCTGCTCCTCTTCTCCTCGGTGCTACTCCCTCCCgccgccagcagagggcgcccccTCCATGA
- the mpv17 gene encoding mitochondrial inner membrane protein Mpv17 isoform X2: MASLWRSYQVLMGRHPWTVQIVTAGSLVGVGDIIAQQLIERRGLAGHNVRRTAKMMSIGFFFVGPVIGSWYRVLDRLVAGGSKSAAFKKMTVDQLCFAPCFLGAFLALSGVLNGLTVEENVAKMRRDYTDALISNYYLWPPVQIANFYFIPLHHRLAVVQVVAVAWNSYLTWKANKE; this comes from the exons ATGGCGAGCTTGTGGCGGTCCTACCAGGTGCTAATGGGACGCCACCCCTGGACTGTGCAGATTGTGACTGCAG GCTCGCTAGTGGGCGTGGGCGACATCATCGCCCAGCAGCTAATTGAGCGGCGCGGACTTGCCGGTCACAACGTACGTCGCACCGCCAAGATGATGAGCATTGGCTTCTTTTTCGTG GGTCCCGTCATTGGAAGCTGGTACAGAGTTCTGGACCGACTGGTGGCGGGAGGAAGCAAGAGTGCTGCGTTCAAGAAGATGACGGTGGATCAG TTATGCTTCGCCCCATGTTTTTTGGGGGCCTTCCTCGCTCTTTCTGGCGTTCTAAACGGACTGACGGTGGAGGAGAACGTCGCCAAGATGCGCAGG GACTATACAGATGCTCTCATCTCCAACTATTAT ctgTGGCCGCCTGTGCAAATCGCCAACTTCTACTTCATCCCGCTGCACCACAG GTTGGCAGTGGTGCAGGTGGTCGCTGTGGCGTGGAACTCCTACTTGACCTGGAAGGCCAACAaagagtga